From a single Sphingobium lignivorans genomic region:
- the lon gene encoding endopeptidase La yields MTEQKSPEPVQAPGASGPQLPELPEDAIIIVPVRNFVMFPDVVMPMAIGRPASINAAQAAVRQSLPVGILAQRDAGVDNPAPNDMHRMGTIANVLRYVTAQDDTHHLILQGETRFRVVEFLEGWPFLVARVARVAEPESDAPEIEARIINLRRQALETVELLPQAPQGLGDAIRNIGSASTLADTVAAYLDMGADEKQEILETVALDVRLDKVSRALAQRLQVLRLSAEIGRDVQETLGSRQREALLREQMAAIQRQLGEDDGKAAEVAEISEKIEKAGMPADVEAQARKELRRLESTPDGAAEHGIIRTYLDWLTELPWQLPEEKPIDIAEARAVLDADHYGLEKIKRRIVEYLAVRKLAPEGKAPILCFVGPPGVGKTSLGQSIARAMGRPFVRVSLGGVHDEAEIRGHRRTYIGALPGNIIQAIRKAGTRDCVMMLDEIDKLGQGMHGDPSAAMLEVLDPEQNGTFRDNYLALPFDLSRVVFIATANMLDSIPGPLRDRMEIISLAGYTEEEKLAIARRYLVRRQLEANGVTAEQVTVSDAVLEAIIRFYTREAGVRNLEREIGKTIRHAAVRIAEGTASHVDITPDDLQEILGGRIFENEVAQRTSVPGVATGMAWTPVGGDILFIEATMMPGNGRLILTGQLGDVMKESAQAALSLVKSRADALGITRETFEKNDVHVHVPAGATPKDGPSAGVAMFLALTSLFTGRTVRSDTSMTGEISLRGLVLPVGGIKEKVVAAAGAGITRVMLPARNRRDFDDIPISARDKLEFIWLETVEDALAAGLEPVSTQEDGAPS; encoded by the coding sequence ATGACCGAACAGAAAAGTCCGGAGCCGGTGCAGGCGCCCGGCGCGAGCGGGCCGCAATTGCCCGAGCTGCCCGAGGATGCGATCATCATCGTGCCGGTGCGCAACTTCGTGATGTTCCCGGACGTGGTGATGCCGATGGCGATCGGGCGGCCGGCGTCCATCAATGCGGCGCAGGCGGCCGTGCGCCAGAGCCTGCCGGTGGGCATCCTCGCTCAGCGCGATGCCGGCGTCGACAATCCCGCGCCCAACGACATGCACCGCATGGGCACCATCGCCAATGTGCTGCGCTACGTCACGGCGCAGGACGACACGCATCATCTCATCCTGCAGGGCGAGACGCGCTTTCGCGTGGTCGAGTTCCTGGAGGGCTGGCCTTTCCTCGTGGCGCGGGTCGCGCGCGTGGCCGAACCGGAAAGCGACGCCCCGGAGATCGAGGCGCGGATCATCAACCTGCGGCGGCAGGCGCTGGAGACGGTGGAGCTTCTGCCGCAGGCGCCGCAAGGCCTGGGCGACGCGATCCGCAACATCGGCTCGGCGTCCACGCTGGCGGACACGGTCGCGGCCTATCTGGACATGGGCGCGGACGAGAAGCAGGAGATACTGGAAACCGTCGCGCTCGACGTGCGGCTGGACAAGGTGTCGCGCGCGCTCGCCCAGCGCCTGCAGGTGCTGCGCCTCTCCGCGGAGATCGGCCGGGACGTGCAGGAAACGCTCGGCTCCCGGCAGCGCGAGGCGCTGCTGCGCGAGCAGATGGCCGCGATCCAGCGCCAGCTTGGCGAGGATGACGGCAAGGCCGCCGAGGTGGCGGAAATCAGCGAGAAGATCGAGAAGGCCGGCATGCCGGCGGACGTGGAGGCGCAGGCACGCAAGGAACTGCGCCGGCTGGAGAGCACGCCCGACGGCGCCGCCGAGCATGGCATCATCCGCACCTATCTCGACTGGCTGACCGAGCTTCCCTGGCAATTGCCCGAGGAAAAGCCGATCGACATCGCGGAAGCCCGGGCGGTGCTGGACGCGGACCATTACGGGCTGGAGAAGATCAAGCGGCGGATCGTCGAGTATCTCGCGGTGCGCAAGCTGGCGCCGGAAGGCAAGGCGCCGATCCTGTGCTTCGTGGGCCCGCCCGGCGTGGGCAAGACCTCGCTCGGCCAGTCGATCGCGCGGGCGATGGGCCGTCCGTTCGTGCGCGTGAGCCTGGGCGGCGTCCATGACGAAGCGGAGATCCGGGGCCACCGGCGCACCTATATCGGCGCGCTGCCGGGCAACATCATCCAGGCGATCCGCAAGGCCGGCACGCGCGACTGCGTGATGATGCTCGACGAGATCGACAAGCTGGGACAGGGCATGCACGGCGACCCCTCCGCCGCCATGCTCGAAGTGCTCGATCCCGAGCAGAACGGCACGTTCCGCGACAATTATCTGGCGCTGCCGTTCGATCTCTCGCGGGTCGTCTTCATCGCCACCGCCAACATGCTGGACTCCATCCCCGGTCCGCTGCGCGACCGCATGGAGATCATCAGCCTGGCCGGCTATACCGAGGAAGAGAAGCTCGCCATCGCGCGCCGCTACCTCGTGCGGCGGCAGCTCGAGGCGAACGGCGTGACGGCCGAACAAGTCACCGTCAGCGACGCGGTGCTGGAAGCGATCATCCGCTTCTACACCCGCGAGGCCGGCGTGCGGAACCTCGAGCGCGAGATCGGCAAGACCATCCGCCATGCCGCCGTGCGCATCGCCGAGGGAACGGCCAGTCATGTCGACATCACGCCCGACGATCTGCAGGAGATCCTCGGCGGGCGCATCTTCGAGAACGAAGTCGCGCAGCGGACCAGCGTGCCCGGCGTGGCGACAGGCATGGCCTGGACGCCGGTGGGCGGGGACATCCTCTTCATCGAGGCGACGATGATGCCGGGCAATGGCCGGCTCATCCTCACCGGGCAGCTGGGCGACGTGATGAAGGAAAGCGCGCAGGCCGCGCTCAGCCTCGTCAAGAGCCGCGCCGATGCGCTGGGCATCACGCGCGAGACGTTCGAGAAGAACGACGTCCACGTCCATGTGCCTGCGGGCGCGACGCCCAAGGACGGGCCGAGCGCGGGCGTGGCGATGTTCCTGGCGCTCACTTCGCTGTTCACCGGGCGCACGGTGCGGAGCGACACCTCGATGACCGGCGAAATCTCGCTGCGCGGGCTGGTGCTGCCGGTGGGCGGCATCAAGGAGAAAGTCGTGGCGGCGGCGGGCGCGGGCATCACGCGCGTGATGCTGCCGGCCCGCAACCGGCGGGACTTCGACGACATACCGATCAGCGCCCGCGACAAGCTGGAGTTCATCTGGCTGGAGACGGTCGAGGATGCGCTGGCGGCGGGGCTGGAACCGGTCTCGACGCAGGAGGACGGGGCGCCGTCCTGA
- a CDS encoding Hsp20/alpha crystallin family protein, translating into MSSGRSRQWMWADAVGLIDKMERLHREGYSPSRAGRGGVGWEPPVDIIETDHEVLVLVALPGVDPEQAEAFIEDGVLVVRGQRVLPPEIRTARIHRLELPQGRFERRLALPRGRYQDVSRTSAHGCLLVTLHKVNGGGQW; encoded by the coding sequence ATGAGTTCAGGTCGGTCGCGGCAATGGATGTGGGCTGACGCGGTCGGCCTCATCGACAAGATGGAGCGCCTGCACCGGGAAGGCTATTCCCCGTCGCGCGCAGGGCGCGGCGGCGTGGGCTGGGAGCCCCCGGTGGACATCATCGAGACCGATCATGAAGTGCTCGTGCTGGTCGCGCTGCCCGGCGTCGATCCGGAGCAGGCCGAGGCCTTCATCGAGGATGGCGTGCTGGTCGTGCGGGGCCAGCGCGTGCTGCCCCCCGAGATCCGCACCGCGCGCATCCACAGGCTGGAGCTTCCGCAGGGGCGCTTCGAGCGGCGCCTCGCGCTGCCCCGCGGCCGTTATCAGGATGTGAGCCGGACGAGCGCGCACGGGTGCCTGCTGGTCACCCTGCACAAGGTGAATGGCGGAGGCCAGTGGTGA
- the zwf gene encoding glucose-6-phosphate dehydrogenase: MAEKSTVLILFGATGDLAHRMLFPSLYHLLCDGLLPEPFHIMASGRTRMDDAAFRDTIAEALKTYAQAELLDEDRIAGFLERIVYCPVSAGDEAQFAALAERARSLSTGPVAVYLSTPPSLFAPTAQGLAGAGLIGADTRIAMEKPIGKDLASSKEVNDAIGALFPEEHIFRVDHYLGKETVQNLMALRFGNRLFEPLWNSSAIDHVQITVAETVGLEGRVSYYDGVGALKDMVQNHMLQILSIIAMEPPARMDSTAVRDEKVKALRSLRPMEPDSVRTHSVRGQYREGAVGGKLIAGYAEELGKPSDTETFVALKAHIDNWRWTGVPFYLRTGKCMPSRQSEILIQFKPVTHSIFRRNGYGDALEPNQLIIRLQPDENIRLCIMAKRPGLDRDGVKLQEVGLDVSLAHAFANERRRIAYERLLLDLIEGDTTLFVRRDEVEAQWTWIDSITAGWKESGQKVVQYAAGTWGPSAGIALIERDGASWYD, encoded by the coding sequence TTGGCCGAAAAATCCACGGTTCTGATTTTGTTCGGGGCGACGGGCGATCTTGCCCATCGCATGTTGTTTCCCTCGCTTTATCATCTGCTGTGCGACGGGCTGCTGCCGGAGCCGTTTCACATCATGGCCTCGGGCCGCACCCGGATGGACGACGCGGCGTTTCGCGACACGATCGCGGAAGCACTCAAGACCTATGCGCAGGCGGAGCTGCTGGACGAGGACCGCATTGCCGGATTTCTCGAGCGCATCGTCTACTGCCCCGTCTCGGCGGGCGATGAAGCGCAGTTCGCCGCGCTGGCGGAGCGGGCCCGCTCGCTCAGCACCGGGCCTGTCGCCGTCTATCTCTCGACGCCCCCGTCCCTCTTCGCGCCGACCGCGCAGGGCCTCGCCGGCGCCGGGCTGATCGGCGCGGACACGCGCATCGCCATGGAGAAGCCGATCGGCAAGGATCTGGCGTCCTCGAAGGAAGTGAACGACGCCATCGGCGCGCTCTTCCCCGAGGAACATATCTTCCGCGTCGACCATTATCTGGGCAAGGAGACGGTCCAGAACCTCATGGCGCTACGCTTTGGCAACCGGCTGTTCGAGCCGCTGTGGAATTCCAGCGCGATCGATCATGTGCAGATCACTGTCGCCGAGACGGTGGGGCTGGAAGGCCGCGTCTCTTATTATGACGGCGTGGGCGCGCTGAAGGACATGGTGCAGAACCACATGCTCCAGATCCTCTCCATCATCGCCATGGAGCCGCCCGCGCGGATGGATTCGACGGCCGTGCGCGACGAGAAGGTGAAGGCGCTGCGCTCGCTGCGCCCGATGGAGCCGGACAGCGTGCGTACCCACAGCGTGCGGGGGCAATATCGGGAGGGCGCGGTGGGCGGCAAGCTCATCGCCGGCTATGCCGAGGAGCTGGGCAAGCCTTCGGACACCGAGACCTTCGTGGCGCTCAAGGCCCATATCGACAACTGGCGCTGGACCGGCGTGCCTTTCTATCTGCGCACGGGCAAATGCATGCCCAGCCGCCAGTCGGAGATCCTGATCCAGTTCAAGCCCGTCACCCACAGCATCTTCCGCCGCAATGGCTATGGCGATGCGCTGGAGCCCAACCAGCTCATCATCCGCCTGCAGCCGGACGAGAATATCCGCCTGTGCATCATGGCCAAGCGACCCGGCCTCGATCGCGACGGCGTGAAGCTGCAGGAAGTCGGGCTCGACGTCAGCCTCGCCCATGCCTTCGCCAACGAGCGGCGGCGGATCGCGTATGAGCGGCTGCTGCTCGATCTGATCGAGGGCGACACGACCCTGTTCGTGCGGCGCGACGAAGTGGAAGCACAATGGACCTGGATCGATTCCATCACGGCCGGCTGGAAGGAATCGGGCCAGAAAGTGGTGCAATATGCTGCCGGGACCTGGGGTCCCTCCGCCGGCATCGCGCTGATCGAGCGGGACGGAGCAAGCTGGTATGACTGA